In Macadamia integrifolia cultivar HAES 741 chromosome 5, SCU_Mint_v3, whole genome shotgun sequence, a single window of DNA contains:
- the LOC122077746 gene encoding spermidine synthase 1, whose product MDKDSVVASASKVSSDLPFKRPREGEEGETVIDNSENGVSASSLSVEMENGNGKELDCISAVIPGWFSEISPMWPGEAHSLKVEKILFQGKSEYQNVMVFQSSTYGKVLVLDGVIQLTERDECAYQEMITHLPLCSIPDPKKVLVIGGGDGGVLREVARHSSVEQIDICEIDKMVVDVSKQFFPDVAVGYEDPRVNLHIGDGVAFLKAVAEGTYDAVIVDSSDPIGPAQELFEKPFFKSVAKALRPGGVVCTQAESIWLHMHIIEDIVSNCRQIFKGSVNYAWTTVPTYPSGVIGFMLCSTEGPPVDFKHPMNPFDAYESNSIGPLKFYNSEIHSAAFCLPSFAKKLIDSKAT is encoded by the exons ATGGATAAAGATAGTGTTGTTGCTTCTGCTTCTAAAGTTTCTTCTGATTTGCCTTTCAAGAGGccgagagaaggagaagaaggtgaAACTGTGATTGATAACAGCGAGAACGGTGTTTCTGCTTCGTCTTTATCTGTTGAGATggagaatggaaatgggaagGAGCTCGATTGTATTTCTGCTGTCATCCCTGGGTGGTTTTCTGAGATTAGCCCAATGTGGCCTG GAGAAGCGCACTCGCTGAAGGTAGAAAAGATCTTATTTCAGGGAAAATCTGAATACCAAAATGTTATGGTATTCCAG TCATCAACATATGGTAAGGTTCTTGTCTTGGATGGGGTGATTCAACTTACGGAAAGGGATGAATGTGCATATCAAGAAATGATTACTCACCTTCCGCTCTGTTCTATTCCAGACCCAAAGAAG GTGCTGGTAATTGGTGGAGGAGATGGTGGTGTTCTACGAGAAGTAGCTCGCCATTCTTCGGTTGAGCAGATAGATATATGTGAAATTGATAAAATGGTTGTTGAT GTTTCTAAGCAATTTTTTCCAGACGTAGCTGTTGGCTATGAGGATCCCCGTGTGAACCTCCATATTGGTGATG GAGTAGCATTTTTGAAAGCTGTTGCTGAAGGTACATATGATGCCGTTATTGTGGATTCTTCTGATCCAATTG GGCCTGCACAAGAGCTTTTTGAGAAGCCTTTCTTCAAGTCCGTTGCAAAAGCTCTCCGCCCAGGTGGAGTTGTCTGCACCCAGGCGGAAAGCATATGGCTTCACATGCACATCATTGAAGATATTGTCTCAAACTGTCGCCAGATATTCAAAGGTTCCGTCAACTATGCTTGGACAACAGTCCCTACGTACCCCAG TGGTGTGATTGGTTTCATGCTTTGCTCCACGGAGGGGCCACCAGTTGACTTCAAGCATCCAATGAACCCCTTTGATGCATACGAGAGTAATAGCATAGGACCATTAAAGTTCTACAACTCAGAG ATTCATTCAGCTGCATTCTGTTTACCATCTTTCGCAAAGAAGCTGATCGATTCCAAAGCTACATGA
- the LOC122079767 gene encoding serine/arginine-rich splicing factor RSZ21A-like: protein MSRLYVGNLDPRVSERELEDEFRAYGVLRSVWVARKPPGYAFVEFDDRRDALDAIRALDGKNGWRVELSHNSKGSGGGRGGGRGRGGGEDLKCYECGEPGHFARECRLRIGSRGMGSGRRRSPSPRHRRSPSYGRRSYSPRGRKSPRRHSISPRRGRSYSRSPPPYRHAHRDSPYANGDQRRSRS, encoded by the exons ATGTCTCGACTTTACGTTGGGAATTTGGATCCGCGAGTTTCAGAAAGAGAGCTCGAAGATGAATTTCGAGCGTACGGTGTTCTTCGGAG TGTCTGGGTAGCTCGGAAGCCACCAGGTTATGCATTTGTTGAGTTCGATGATCGTAGAGATGCTCTAGATGCAATCCGTGCATTAGATG GAAAGAATGGATGGCGTGTGGAACTTTCCCATAATTCTAAGGGTAGTGGTGGAGGTCGTGGTGGTGGACGTGGACGTGGCGGTGGTGAGGACCTGAAGTGCTATGAGTGTGGTGAACCTGGTCATTTTGCTCGGGAATGTCGCTTGCGGATTGGTTCACGTGGCATGGGAAGTGGACGGCGTCGAAGCCCCAGTCCTCGACATCGTAGGAGCCCGAGTTATGGTCGTCG GAGTTACAGCCCTCGTGGTAGAAAATCTCCTCGACGTCACAGTATATCACCTCGCCGTGGCCGCAGCTACAGCAGGTCACCACCACCGTATCGCCATGCTCATCGTGATTCACCTTATGCTAATGG AGACCAACGCCGGAGCAGGAGCTGA